A stretch of the Mycobacteriales bacterium genome encodes the following:
- a CDS encoding 3-oxoacyl-[acyl-carrier-protein] synthase III C-terminal domain-containing protein: MSTARIVGMGHALPAAYSQQSVWDGFFAEHFRDVPLAEQLFTRSGVRTRHTVANPVHEDVSRWGTAARMERYLAEALPLGKDAVATALADAGLAAADVGLFAVASCTGYVTPGVDIRLARDLGMSDRVRRLFVGHMGCYAALPGLGTVADFTAARDRPSVLLCLELTSLHIQPPTTDVDQVVAHALFADAAAAVVLEPSARPGFEVVDVVAQTDVSTAEYMTWDVTDLGFRMGLSPRVPAVLAKHVRGVVDDLLGAHGLAAADVDGWAVHPGGRRILEVVQRRLELTDGALEHSYGVLRDHGNCSSATVLLVLERMRAAGVVAPGRYLVALAFGPGLTLYATLLRAV, encoded by the coding sequence GTGAGCACGGCGCGCATCGTCGGGATGGGGCACGCGCTGCCCGCCGCGTACTCGCAGCAGTCGGTCTGGGACGGGTTCTTCGCCGAGCACTTCCGGGACGTGCCGCTGGCCGAGCAGCTGTTCACCCGCTCCGGCGTCCGGACCCGGCACACCGTGGCCAACCCCGTGCACGAGGACGTCTCCCGCTGGGGCACCGCGGCCCGGATGGAGCGCTATCTGGCCGAGGCGCTGCCGCTGGGCAAGGACGCGGTCGCCACCGCGCTGGCCGACGCCGGGCTGGCCGCCGCCGACGTGGGGCTGTTCGCGGTCGCCTCCTGCACCGGGTACGTGACCCCCGGCGTCGACATCCGGCTGGCCCGCGACCTCGGCATGTCCGACCGGGTCCGGCGGCTGTTCGTCGGGCACATGGGCTGCTACGCCGCGCTGCCCGGGCTCGGCACGGTCGCCGACTTCACCGCGGCCCGGGACCGCCCGTCGGTGCTGCTCTGCCTGGAGCTGACCAGCCTGCACATCCAGCCGCCGACCACGGACGTGGACCAGGTCGTGGCGCACGCGCTGTTCGCGGACGCGGCGGCCGCGGTGGTGCTGGAGCCCTCGGCCCGGCCGGGGTTCGAGGTGGTCGACGTGGTCGCGCAGACCGACGTGAGCACGGCCGAGTACATGACCTGGGACGTGACCGATCTCGGCTTCCGGATGGGGCTCTCGCCGCGGGTGCCGGCGGTGCTGGCCAAGCACGTCCGGGGCGTCGTCGACGACCTGCTCGGCGCGCACGGGCTCGCCGCGGCCGACGTGGACGGGTGGGCGGTGCACCCGGGCGGGCGGCGGATCCTCGAGGTCGTGCAGCGCCGGCTGGAGCTCACGGACGGTGCGCTGGAGCACTCGTACGGGGTGCTCCGCGATCACGGCAACTGCTCCTCCGCCACCGTGCTCCTGGTGCTGGAGCGGATGCGGGCGGCCGGCGTAGTCGCTCCGGGGCGGTATCTGGTCGCGCTCGCTTTCGGCCCAGGTCTGACGCTGTACGCGACGTTGCTGCGGGCGGTGTAG
- a CDS encoding FAD-dependent oxidoreductase: protein MTAPDTGRVARPAILTVDDDPSVSRAVARDLRRKYGEGYRIVRAESGPQALEAVREIKLRGEQVAVLLADYRMPQMSGIEFLEQAMDLFPLARRVLLTAYADTDAAIQAINVVDLDHYLLKPWDPPEEKLYPVVDGLLASWAAVDRRPAREIRVIGHRWSARSFEVRDFLARNSVPFRWYLADDAEAVRLLSAAAVGDDRLPVVITAEGAAMIEPSDAELAAHVGLATNPSTDFYDLVVVGGGPAGLGAAVYGGSEGLRTVLVERRATGGQAGTSSRIENYLGFPDGVSGEQLTERARRQALKFEVEMLTTRDVVGLEQRGNARVVRFEDGSELAAHTVILATGVSYRMLEAPGLSELAGRGVFYGAATTEGPSCRSQDVYIVGGANSAGQAAMYFSRYADKVTLLVRGGSLDSSMSRYLIDQIDKVPNIEVRTCTEVVGGSGDEHLETLELRNNASGSTETVPASWLFVFIGAAPRTDWLDGCLDRDPRGFVLTGPDLVVEGRRPAGWALDRDPYHLEASVPGVFVAGDVRSDSVKRVASAVGEGAMAVTLVHRYLEKL, encoded by the coding sequence ATGACTGCTCCCGACACCGGCCGCGTCGCTCGACCGGCGATCCTGACGGTCGACGACGACCCCAGCGTGTCCCGCGCGGTCGCCCGTGACCTGCGCCGCAAGTACGGCGAGGGCTACCGCATCGTCCGGGCCGAGTCCGGCCCGCAGGCGCTGGAGGCGGTGCGGGAGATCAAGCTGCGCGGCGAGCAGGTGGCCGTGCTGCTGGCGGACTACCGGATGCCACAGATGAGCGGCATCGAGTTCCTGGAGCAGGCGATGGACCTGTTCCCGCTGGCCCGCCGGGTCCTGCTGACGGCGTACGCGGACACCGACGCGGCGATCCAGGCGATCAACGTGGTCGACCTCGACCACTACCTGCTCAAGCCCTGGGACCCGCCGGAGGAGAAGCTGTATCCGGTGGTCGACGGGCTGCTGGCGTCCTGGGCCGCGGTGGACCGGCGGCCGGCCCGGGAGATCCGGGTCATCGGCCACCGCTGGTCGGCCCGCTCGTTCGAGGTCCGCGACTTCCTGGCCCGCAACTCCGTCCCGTTCCGGTGGTATCTGGCCGACGACGCCGAGGCGGTCCGGCTGCTGTCCGCGGCCGCCGTCGGCGACGACCGGCTGCCGGTCGTGATCACCGCCGAGGGCGCCGCGATGATCGAGCCGTCCGACGCCGAGCTCGCCGCCCACGTCGGCCTGGCCACGAACCCCTCCACCGACTTCTACGACCTGGTCGTGGTCGGCGGCGGACCGGCCGGTCTCGGCGCCGCGGTGTACGGCGGCTCCGAGGGGCTGCGGACGGTGCTGGTCGAGCGGCGCGCCACCGGCGGCCAGGCCGGCACCAGCTCGCGGATCGAGAACTACCTCGGATTCCCCGACGGCGTGTCCGGCGAGCAGCTGACCGAGCGGGCCCGCCGGCAGGCGCTGAAGTTCGAGGTCGAGATGCTCACCACCCGCGACGTGGTCGGGCTGGAGCAGCGCGGCAACGCCCGGGTCGTCCGGTTCGAAGACGGCTCGGAGCTGGCCGCGCACACGGTGATCCTGGCGACCGGGGTGTCGTACCGGATGCTGGAGGCGCCGGGACTGTCGGAGCTGGCCGGCCGGGGCGTCTTCTACGGCGCCGCCACCACCGAGGGCCCGTCCTGCCGCAGCCAGGACGTCTACATCGTCGGCGGCGCCAACTCCGCCGGCCAGGCCGCCATGTACTTCTCCCGGTACGCGGACAAGGTCACCCTGCTCGTCCGCGGCGGCAGCCTGGACTCCTCGATGTCGCGCTACCTCATCGACCAGATCGACAAGGTCCCCAACATCGAGGTCCGCACCTGCACCGAGGTCGTCGGCGGCAGCGGCGATGAGCATCTGGAGACGCTGGAGCTGCGCAACAACGCGAGCGGCAGCACGGAAACAGTCCCGGCGTCCTGGTTGTTCGTCTTCATAGGAGCGGCACCGCGCACCGACTGGCTCGACGGCTGCCTCGACCGGGACCCCCGGGGCTTCGTGCTCACGGGTCCGGATCTGGTCGTGGAGGGCCGGCGACCGGCCGGCTGGGCGCTGGACCGCGACCCGTACCACCTGGAGGCCAGCGTGCCCGGCGTGTTCGTGGCCGGCGACGTACGGTCGGACTCGGTGAAGCGGGTCGCGTCCGCGGTCGGCGAGGGCGCGATGGCCGTCACGCTGGTGCACCGGTACCTGGAGAAGCTGTGA
- the gcvP gene encoding aminomethyl-transferring glycine dehydrogenase — protein sequence MSDRSTLAELESAAPFSGRHIGTNAEDQATMLAAVGYGSIEELVSAAVPGSIADRSLELPAAADEAAVLAELRALAGRNSTATSMIGLGYSDTVTPPVIRRTIFENPSWYTAYTPYQPEISQGRLEALLNFQTMVADLTGLPTANASLLDEATAAAEAVALARRVSKAPADAPIVLDADCLPQTIAVIRTRAVPMGIPVVVRDVAAEGLPEGELAGLLLQYPGASGAVRSYAELAAEAKERGAVVAVAADLLALTLLPAPGEWGADVVVGSAQRFGVPLGFGGPHAGYMSVRDGLQRQLPGRLVGVSVDADGAPAYRLALQTREQHIRREKATSNICTAQVLLAVMAGAYAVYHGPDGLRAIARRVHRYTAILAAGLRAGGVELSTESFFDTLTVRVPSAAKSVVDKAVSGGINLRLVDDDTVGIACDEVTRREHVAAVWAAFGVTADLDALDAGTPDAYGPARTSEFLTHPVFSAHHSETAMLRYLRRLADYDYALDRGMIPLGSCTMKLNAAAEMEPVSLPGFSSVHPFAPAEQVPGYLDLISDLERWLAEITGYDAVSLQPNAGSQGELAGLLAIHAYHAANGQEGRDVCLIPQSAHGTNAASAAMAGMRVVVVATRENGDVDLDDLRAKITEHADRLGALMITYPSTHGVFEQDIAEICAAVHDAGGQVYVDGANLNALVGLAKPGRFGADVSHLNLHKTFCIPHGGGGPGIGPVAARTHLAPYLPNHPLQPLAGPATGPGPVSAAPWGSASILPISWAYVRLMGPDGLAAATRAAILAANYVAARLRPHFPVLYTGNGGLVAHECIVDLRAITKATGVSVDDVAKRLIDYGFHAPTMSFPVAGTLMIEPTESEDLAELDRFADAMIAIKGEIDRVASGEWDASDNPLRNAPHTASMVTADKWDRPYERELAAYPGSVDRTAKYWPPVRRIDGAYGDRNLVCACPPIAAYED from the coding sequence ATGTCGGATCGCAGCACTCTGGCCGAGCTCGAGTCGGCCGCGCCCTTCTCCGGGCGGCACATCGGCACCAACGCCGAGGACCAGGCGACCATGCTGGCCGCGGTCGGGTACGGCTCGATCGAGGAGCTGGTCTCCGCCGCCGTCCCGGGCTCGATCGCGGACCGCTCGCTGGAGCTGCCCGCGGCCGCCGACGAGGCCGCCGTGCTGGCCGAACTGCGGGCCCTGGCCGGGCGGAACAGCACCGCCACGTCCATGATCGGGCTGGGCTACTCGGACACGGTGACGCCGCCGGTCATCCGCCGCACGATCTTCGAGAACCCGTCCTGGTACACGGCGTACACGCCGTACCAGCCGGAGATCTCGCAGGGGCGGCTGGAGGCGTTGCTCAACTTCCAGACGATGGTGGCCGACCTGACCGGGCTGCCGACCGCGAACGCCAGCCTGCTGGACGAGGCGACCGCGGCGGCCGAGGCGGTCGCGCTGGCCCGGCGGGTGTCCAAGGCCCCCGCGGACGCGCCGATCGTGCTCGACGCGGACTGCCTGCCGCAGACGATCGCGGTGATCCGGACCCGGGCCGTGCCGATGGGCATCCCGGTCGTGGTCCGCGACGTCGCCGCCGAGGGGCTGCCGGAGGGGGAGCTGGCCGGGCTGCTGCTGCAGTACCCGGGGGCATCCGGCGCGGTCCGCTCGTACGCGGAGCTGGCCGCGGAGGCCAAGGAGCGGGGCGCGGTCGTGGCGGTCGCGGCCGACCTGCTGGCGCTGACCCTGCTGCCGGCCCCGGGTGAGTGGGGCGCGGACGTCGTGGTCGGCTCGGCCCAGCGCTTCGGCGTGCCGCTCGGCTTCGGCGGGCCGCACGCCGGCTACATGTCGGTCCGGGACGGGCTGCAGCGGCAGCTGCCCGGCCGGCTGGTCGGGGTGTCGGTCGACGCCGACGGGGCGCCGGCGTACCGGCTGGCGCTGCAGACCCGGGAGCAGCACATCCGCCGGGAGAAGGCGACCAGCAACATCTGCACCGCGCAGGTGCTGCTCGCGGTGATGGCCGGGGCGTACGCGGTCTACCACGGGCCGGACGGACTGCGGGCGATCGCCCGCCGGGTGCACCGGTACACCGCCATCCTGGCGGCCGGGCTGCGCGCGGGCGGGGTCGAGCTGTCGACAGAGAGCTTCTTCGACACGCTGACCGTACGGGTCCCTTCAGCGGCAAAGAGTGTTGTCGACAAGGCGGTAAGCGGTGGAATCAACCTACGGCTGGTGGACGACGACACGGTCGGGATCGCCTGCGACGAGGTGACCCGGCGCGAGCACGTCGCCGCCGTGTGGGCCGCGTTCGGCGTGACCGCGGACCTCGACGCGCTCGACGCCGGCACCCCGGACGCGTACGGGCCGGCGCGGACCTCGGAGTTCCTCACCCATCCGGTCTTCTCCGCCCACCACAGCGAGACCGCGATGCTGCGCTACCTGCGCCGGCTCGCCGACTACGACTACGCGCTGGACCGCGGCATGATCCCGCTCGGGTCCTGCACGATGAAGCTCAACGCGGCGGCCGAGATGGAGCCGGTGTCGCTGCCCGGCTTCTCGTCCGTGCACCCGTTCGCGCCGGCGGAGCAGGTGCCGGGTTACCTCGACCTCATCTCGGATCTGGAGCGCTGGCTGGCCGAGATCACCGGGTACGACGCGGTCTCGCTGCAGCCGAACGCGGGCTCGCAGGGCGAGCTGGCCGGGTTGCTGGCGATCCACGCGTACCACGCCGCGAACGGGCAGGAGGGCCGGGACGTCTGCCTCATCCCGCAGTCCGCGCACGGCACCAACGCGGCGTCCGCGGCGATGGCCGGGATGCGGGTGGTCGTGGTCGCGACCCGGGAGAACGGCGACGTCGACCTGGACGACCTGCGGGCCAAGATCACCGAGCACGCCGACCGGCTCGGCGCGCTGATGATCACGTACCCGTCCACGCACGGGGTGTTCGAGCAGGACATCGCCGAGATCTGCGCGGCCGTGCACGACGCCGGCGGCCAGGTGTACGTCGACGGTGCCAACCTCAACGCGCTCGTCGGGCTGGCCAAGCCGGGCCGGTTCGGGGCGGACGTCTCGCACCTGAACCTGCACAAGACGTTCTGCATCCCGCACGGGGGCGGCGGTCCCGGCATCGGGCCGGTGGCGGCTCGGACGCACCTGGCGCCGTATCTGCCCAACCACCCGCTGCAGCCGCTGGCCGGGCCGGCGACCGGACCCGGGCCGGTGTCGGCGGCGCCGTGGGGGAGCGCGTCGATCCTGCCGATCTCCTGGGCGTACGTGCGGCTGATGGGTCCGGACGGGCTCGCGGCGGCGACCCGGGCGGCGATCCTCGCGGCCAACTACGTGGCGGCCCGGCTACGGCCGCACTTCCCGGTGCTCTACACCGGCAACGGCGGGCTGGTCGCACACGAGTGCATCGTCGACCTGCGGGCCATCACCAAGGCGACCGGCGTGAGCGTCGACGACGTGGCCAAGCGGCTGATCGACTACGGCTTCCACGCGCCGACGATGTCGTTCCCGGTGGCCGGCACGCTGATGATCGAGCCGACCGAGTCCGAGGACCTGGCCGAGCTGGACCGGTTCGCCGACGCGATGATCGCGATCAAGGGGGAGATCGACCGGGTCGCGTCCGGGGAGTGGGACGCGTCGGACAACCCGCTGCGCAACGCGCCGCACACGGCGTCGATGGTCACCGCCGACAAGTGGGACCGGCCGTACGAGCGGGAGCTGGCGGCGTACCCGGGCTCGGTCGACCGCACCGCGAAGTACTGGCCGCCCGTCCGCCGGATCGACGGCGCCTACGGCGACCGCAACCTCGTCTGCGCCTGCCCGCCCATCGCAGCCTACGAGGACTGA
- a CDS encoding Na+/H+ antiporter: MLFETMLLVAAAAAVAGVARRFTLSAPLLLVVAGIAASFIPGVDDYHLEPELVLYFILPPLLFAAAWQSSVINFRQNLRPIGLLSVGLVLFTTLAVGFAVHAVLPDLPLAAAFALGAIVSPPDAVAATAVGRTVGLPRRLVTILAGESLVNDATGLTAYRVAVGAAVAGGFSIWKGIAEFAVAAIGGVVVGIVLAVAVEWLLQYLHDPVLENTLVLLLPFLAFAAAEQLGWAGYHGSGVLAVVTAGLYLGHNSPRRQTAATRLQGTEVWRVIEFLLESVVFALIGLQLPAVLDALSGRDPGTLVLASAVALVTTIAARFAWMYPGTYLPLLIPKVAGRDTRPPWTYPTVLAWAGMRGVVSLAAAFGLPESFPERDLIQFLTFVVVVGTLLIQGLTLPKLIRRLGVTGSEEQQDLIREAGAQHAAANAALARLDQELANNGTVPEDVVSRLREKAEIRQLGAWERLGGRGAADGSAMEPPTVSFRRLRRAMIEAEREVFIDLRDRGQIDDEVLLRVQRELDLEESILQRE; encoded by the coding sequence ATGCTGTTCGAGACGATGTTGCTGGTCGCGGCGGCGGCCGCCGTGGCCGGTGTCGCCCGCCGGTTCACCCTGTCCGCACCGCTGCTGCTGGTGGTGGCCGGCATCGCCGCGTCGTTCATCCCCGGCGTCGACGACTACCACCTGGAGCCGGAGCTCGTCCTCTACTTCATCCTGCCGCCGCTGTTGTTCGCCGCGGCCTGGCAGAGCTCGGTGATCAACTTCCGGCAGAACCTGCGGCCGATCGGGCTGCTCTCGGTCGGGCTGGTGTTGTTCACCACGCTCGCGGTCGGCTTCGCCGTGCACGCGGTGCTGCCGGACCTGCCGCTGGCGGCTGCGTTCGCGCTCGGTGCGATCGTCTCGCCGCCGGACGCGGTCGCCGCCACCGCGGTCGGCCGTACGGTCGGGCTGCCGCGCCGGCTGGTCACGATCCTGGCCGGCGAGAGCCTGGTGAACGACGCGACCGGGCTGACCGCGTACCGCGTCGCGGTCGGGGCGGCGGTGGCCGGCGGGTTCTCGATCTGGAAGGGGATCGCCGAGTTCGCCGTCGCCGCGATCGGCGGGGTCGTCGTCGGGATCGTGCTGGCGGTGGCGGTCGAGTGGCTGCTGCAGTACCTGCACGACCCGGTGCTGGAGAACACGCTGGTCCTGCTGCTGCCGTTCCTCGCCTTCGCCGCCGCCGAGCAGCTCGGCTGGGCCGGCTACCACGGGTCCGGGGTGCTCGCGGTCGTCACCGCCGGGCTGTACCTCGGGCACAACTCGCCGCGCCGGCAGACCGCGGCCACCCGGCTGCAGGGCACCGAGGTCTGGCGGGTGATCGAGTTCCTGCTCGAGTCGGTGGTGTTCGCGCTGATCGGGCTGCAGCTGCCGGCCGTGCTGGACGCCCTGTCCGGGCGGGATCCGGGCACGCTCGTGCTGGCCTCGGCGGTCGCGCTGGTGACCACGATCGCGGCCCGGTTCGCCTGGATGTACCCGGGGACCTACCTGCCGTTGCTGATCCCGAAGGTGGCCGGGCGGGACACCCGGCCGCCGTGGACGTACCCGACCGTGCTGGCGTGGGCGGGGATGCGCGGGGTGGTGTCGCTGGCGGCGGCGTTCGGGTTGCCGGAGTCGTTCCCGGAGCGGGACCTGATCCAGTTCCTCACGTTCGTGGTGGTGGTCGGGACGCTGCTCATCCAGGGCCTGACGCTGCCCAAGCTGATCCGCCGGCTCGGGGTGACCGGGTCGGAGGAGCAGCAGGACCTGATCCGGGAGGCCGGCGCGCAGCATGCGGCCGCGAACGCGGCGCTGGCCCGGCTCGACCAGGAGCTGGCCAACAACGGCACCGTGCCCGAGGACGTGGTGTCCCGGCTGCGGGAGAAGGCCGAGATCCGGCAGCTGGGCGCGTGGGAACGGCTCGGCGGCCGCGGTGCGGCGGACGGGTCGGCGATGGAGCCGCCGACGGTCTCGTTCCGGCGGCTGCGCCGGGCGATGATCGAGGCCGAGCGCGAGGTCTTCATCGACCTGCGTGACCGCGGTCAGATCGACGACGAGGTGCTCCTCCGGGTCCAGCGCGAACTCGACCTCGAGGAATCCATCCTCCAGCGCGAGTGA
- a CDS encoding UBP-type zinc finger domain-containing protein, giving the protein MTACPHVAELPSPAPAPSTTQGCEECLAAGTSWVHLRLCLTCGKVGCCDSSPQRHASKHADADGHPVIRSFQPGEDWRWCFVDQILV; this is encoded by the coding sequence GTGACCGCCTGCCCGCACGTCGCCGAGCTGCCCAGCCCCGCGCCGGCCCCGAGCACCACCCAGGGCTGCGAGGAGTGCCTGGCCGCCGGCACCTCGTGGGTCCACCTGCGGCTCTGCCTGACCTGCGGCAAGGTCGGCTGCTGCGACTCCTCGCCGCAGCGGCACGCCAGCAAGCACGCCGACGCCGACGGCCACCCGGTGATCCGCTCGTTCCAGCCGGGCGAGGACTGGCGCTGGTGCTTCGTCGACCAGATCCTGGTCTGA
- a CDS encoding acyl-CoA dehydrogenase family protein yields the protein MTVPAALTDPGAALTAARGLVPALAERAAAHDAAGTFPAADFDDLRAAGLLGLMVPTRLGGPGAGFTDYARIAMALGAGAGATALVYNMHASVTGALAGTPDDVARALGVPESYFAMRDEALRRAAAGALFAVAMSERGAGSRLSKLTTAYEPVEKGFRITGSKTFVSGAGHADLYLVAAKRAGSDPAQVSHFLVPAGDGLTVERTWDSMGMRATGSDDLHLDVEIGADALLGGIEGLTLLLAQVMPQWLVASYAAVYVGVAESAVTAAVEHLQKRNLTHLPAVRARVGRAETRVEAARLTVLEAARRVDAAPGDPETNRWVWRAKLLAGETAMEVAASMLEAAGTSATRRGSPLERIYRDARCGSLQPATSDVCADWLGAAALGLDPEATGVSRW from the coding sequence GTGACCGTTCCCGCCGCACTGACCGACCCCGGCGCGGCCCTGACCGCCGCCCGGGGCCTGGTCCCGGCGCTGGCCGAGCGGGCCGCGGCCCACGACGCCGCCGGCACGTTCCCGGCCGCCGACTTCGACGACCTGCGCGCGGCCGGCCTGCTCGGGCTGATGGTTCCCACCCGGCTCGGCGGTCCCGGGGCCGGCTTCACCGACTACGCCCGGATCGCGATGGCGCTCGGCGCCGGGGCCGGGGCGACCGCGCTGGTCTACAACATGCACGCCTCGGTCACCGGCGCGCTGGCCGGGACCCCGGACGACGTGGCCCGGGCGCTGGGCGTGCCGGAGTCGTACTTCGCGATGCGGGACGAGGCGCTGCGCCGGGCGGCCGCCGGGGCGCTGTTCGCGGTGGCGATGAGCGAGCGCGGCGCCGGCAGCCGGCTGTCGAAGCTCACCACCGCGTACGAGCCGGTGGAGAAGGGGTTCCGGATCACCGGGTCGAAGACGTTCGTGTCCGGGGCCGGGCACGCCGATCTCTACCTCGTCGCGGCCAAGCGCGCCGGTTCGGACCCGGCGCAGGTGTCGCACTTCCTGGTCCCGGCCGGCGACGGGCTGACCGTCGAGCGGACCTGGGACTCGATGGGCATGCGCGCCACCGGCAGCGACGACCTGCACCTGGACGTCGAGATCGGCGCGGACGCGCTGCTCGGCGGGATCGAGGGGCTGACCCTGCTGCTGGCCCAGGTGATGCCGCAGTGGCTCGTCGCCTCGTACGCGGCCGTGTACGTGGGCGTGGCCGAGTCCGCGGTGACCGCCGCGGTCGAGCACCTGCAGAAGCGCAACCTGACCCACCTGCCGGCGGTCCGGGCCAGGGTCGGCCGGGCCGAGACCCGGGTCGAGGCGGCCCGGCTGACCGTGCTGGAGGCGGCCCGGCGGGTCGACGCCGCGCCGGGCGATCCGGAGACCAACCGCTGGGTCTGGCGGGCCAAGCTGCTGGCCGGCGAGACCGCGATGGAGGTCGCGGCCTCGATGCTGGAGGCGGCCGGCACGTCGGCGACCCGGCGCGGCTCCCCGCTGGAGCGGATCTACCGGGACGCCCGCTGCGGCTCGTTGCAGCCGGCCACCTCGGACGTGTGCGCGGACTGGCTCGGCGCCGCCGCGCTCGGCCTCGACCCGGAGGCGACCGGGGTGTCGCGTTGGTGA
- a CDS encoding ATP-binding protein produces MTETRETLGRDELRRLFLFESLSDEQLDWISEHGEVRTVPAGDVVVAEGDPPTCFFVLLSGTLVLSRLAGGERVQINRTDHVGSYFGATQSYLSTDRASKTYGATVEAATEMRIFQLPADEWGTQVREWFPMAIHLLDGIFLGMQNSQRLVNERERLLALGSLSAGLTHELNNPAAAAVRATAALRERVAGMRHKLAMLAGGAIAPANMPALVKLQEEAVERVAKAPKLGPIEASDAEDELGDWLEDHGVSGGWDLAPTLVNAGLDVEWLAEAVQKCPGTATEGAIRWLAYTVETEMLMNEIEDATTRVSTLVGAAKQYSQMDRAPFQVVDVHELLDSTLVMLARKIGDKVTVVKDYDRTLPPLPAYAAELNQVWTNLIDNAVQAMAGEGTLTVRTSREDDCIVVAIGDTGPGVPPEIAGRIFEPFFTTKPVGEGTGLGLDISWRIVVKKHHGDIQLDSEPGATWFLVRLPLASDADMPDLSAAEGIDD; encoded by the coding sequence GTGACTGAGACGCGCGAGACGCTGGGCCGCGACGAGCTGCGGCGGCTGTTCCTGTTCGAGTCGCTGAGCGATGAGCAGCTGGACTGGATCTCCGAGCACGGCGAGGTCAGGACGGTGCCGGCCGGCGACGTGGTGGTCGCCGAAGGCGACCCGCCCACCTGCTTCTTCGTGCTGCTGTCGGGCACGCTCGTGCTGTCCCGGCTGGCCGGGGGCGAGCGGGTGCAGATCAACCGGACCGACCACGTCGGGTCCTACTTCGGCGCCACCCAGTCCTACCTGAGCACCGACCGGGCCTCCAAGACGTACGGGGCGACGGTCGAGGCCGCGACCGAGATGCGGATCTTCCAGCTGCCGGCGGACGAGTGGGGTACCCAGGTCCGCGAGTGGTTCCCGATGGCGATCCACCTGCTCGACGGGATCTTCCTCGGGATGCAGAACAGCCAGCGGCTGGTCAACGAGCGGGAGCGGCTGCTCGCGCTCGGGTCGCTGTCCGCCGGCCTGACCCACGAGCTGAACAACCCGGCCGCGGCCGCCGTGCGGGCCACCGCCGCGCTGCGCGAGCGGGTCGCCGGGATGCGGCACAAGCTGGCCATGCTGGCCGGCGGCGCGATCGCGCCGGCCAACATGCCGGCGCTGGTGAAGCTGCAGGAGGAGGCGGTCGAGCGGGTCGCGAAGGCGCCGAAGCTCGGCCCGATCGAGGCCAGCGACGCCGAGGACGAGCTCGGTGACTGGCTGGAGGACCACGGCGTCAGCGGCGGCTGGGACCTGGCCCCGACGCTGGTCAACGCGGGGCTGGACGTCGAGTGGTTGGCCGAGGCGGTGCAGAAGTGCCCGGGCACGGCCACCGAGGGCGCGATCCGCTGGCTGGCGTACACGGTCGAGACCGAGATGCTGATGAACGAGATCGAGGACGCCACCACCCGGGTGTCCACGCTCGTCGGCGCGGCCAAGCAGTACTCGCAGATGGACCGGGCCCCGTTCCAGGTCGTCGACGTGCACGAGCTGCTCGACTCGACGCTGGTGATGCTGGCCCGCAAGATCGGCGACAAGGTCACGGTGGTCAAGGACTACGACCGGACGCTGCCGCCGCTGCCGGCGTACGCGGCCGAGCTCAACCAGGTCTGGACCAACCTCATCGACAACGCGGTGCAGGCGATGGCGGGGGAGGGCACGCTGACCGTGCGGACCTCCCGCGAGGACGACTGCATCGTCGTCGCCATCGGGGACACCGGTCCGGGCGTGCCGCCGGAGATCGCCGGGCGGATCTTCGAGCCGTTCTTCACCACCAAGCCGGTCGGCGAGGGTACCGGCCTGGGCCTGGACATCTCCTGGCGGATCGTGGTCAAGAAGCACCACGGCGACATCCAGCTGGACTCCGAGCCGGGCGCGACCTGGTTCCTGGTCCGCCTCCCGCTCGCCTCCGACGCCGACATGCCGGACCTGTCGGCCGCCGAGGGCATCGACGACTAG
- a CDS encoding methyltransferase domain-containing protein: MSPTLALPRNDVRQYEGLADQWWQPYGKFAMLRWIAAARAELIPPAPRPGAVLVDMGCGAGLLAPHAARLGYRHVGVDLVDTSLRLAAEHGVHAVRGDVQRLPIADGAADAVSAGEILEHVPDLRAAVAEACRVLRPGGTLVLDTIAATRLAKLIAVDIAERLPGGAPPGIHDPALFVDRAELVAEAARHGVALTLTGMRPPILGTLRWLARRDPEPRMRPVRTTAVLFQGHGIKEGA, translated from the coding sequence ATGTCCCCGACGCTCGCGCTGCCGCGCAACGACGTCCGGCAGTACGAAGGCCTGGCCGACCAGTGGTGGCAGCCGTACGGGAAGTTCGCGATGCTGCGCTGGATCGCCGCCGCCCGGGCCGAGCTGATCCCGCCGGCGCCGCGGCCCGGCGCCGTGCTGGTCGACATGGGCTGCGGAGCCGGCCTGCTGGCGCCGCACGCGGCCCGGCTCGGCTACCGGCACGTCGGCGTCGACCTGGTCGACACCTCGCTCCGGCTGGCCGCCGAGCACGGGGTCCACGCCGTCCGGGGGGACGTCCAGCGGCTGCCGATCGCGGACGGGGCCGCCGACGCGGTCTCGGCCGGCGAGATCCTCGAGCACGTCCCGGACCTGCGGGCCGCGGTGGCCGAGGCCTGCCGGGTGCTGCGCCCGGGCGGGACGCTGGTGCTGGACACGATCGCGGCCACCCGGCTGGCCAAGCTGATCGCGGTCGACATCGCCGAGCGGTTGCCCGGCGGCGCGCCGCCCGGCATCCACGACCCGGCCCTGTTCGTCGACCGGGCCGAGCTCGTCGCCGAGGCGGCCCGGCACGGTGTCGCGCTGACGCTGACCGGCATGCGGCCGCCGATCCTGGGCACCCTGCGGTGGCTGGCCCGCCGCGACCCGGAGCCGCGGATGCGGCCCGTCCGGACCACCGCCGTGCTCTTCCAGGGCCACGGCATCAAGGAGGGCGCGTGA